The Leptospira hartskeerlii genome contains a region encoding:
- a CDS encoding phasin-related domain-containing protein — MEKSLMDILNAGIALFQSGEDKLKQSLSDLDHAYQDLKTKGALNQSEQANRLRDLIQKTVGDAQDKLLGANESSKAVISQLKENFEKISLQIDEALPEEFKAKAKSALEELKKLTKK; from the coding sequence ATGGAAAAATCTCTAATGGACATCCTAAATGCCGGAATCGCATTATTTCAATCCGGAGAAGATAAACTAAAACAAAGCCTTTCCGATCTGGACCATGCCTACCAGGATCTGAAGACAAAGGGAGCCCTAAACCAATCGGAACAAGCAAATAGGCTCAGGGACCTGATCCAGAAAACTGTGGGGGACGCTCAGGATAAACTACTCGGCGCGAACGAAAGTTCTAAGGCAGTGATCAGCCAACTCAAAGAGAATTTCGAAAAAATTTCCCTACAAATTGACGAGGCTCTTCCGGAAGAATTTAAAGCAAAGGCTAAGTCCGCTTTAGAAGAGCTGAAAAAGCTCACTAAAAAATAA